A single window of Syntrophotalea acetylenica DNA harbors:
- a CDS encoding 3-keto-5-aminohexanoate cleavage protein, protein MSDHDDLEMPYPVTPYPKLIINAAITGMLPMRKDSPHVPLSPEEIIEDAVRCIRAGASIIHLHARDEDGTPTYRKEVFERLILGIRTHCPEAILCVSTSGRRHNSFACRSAVLELDGAARPDMASLTMGSLNFPRQASVNSPEMIEALALVMKERGIVPEIEIFEPGMIHAAKVLRRRGILNGPLYMNLLLGSLYTSPATLFDLGCMVRSLPRSVHWAAAGIGRFQLKMNTAAILMGGHVRVGLEDNLHYDASRRQLATNEQLVRRIGRLCCEFGREVAGPIEARALLGLPAAQTPA, encoded by the coding sequence ATGAGCGACCATGACGATCTGGAAATGCCGTATCCGGTCACGCCTTATCCGAAGCTGATCATCAATGCCGCGATTACCGGCATGCTGCCCATGCGCAAGGATTCTCCCCATGTGCCGCTGTCACCGGAAGAAATCATCGAAGATGCGGTTCGCTGCATCCGGGCCGGCGCCTCCATCATTCATCTGCACGCCCGGGATGAAGATGGGACGCCGACCTACCGCAAAGAGGTTTTCGAACGGCTGATTCTCGGCATCCGCACACATTGCCCCGAAGCGATTCTTTGCGTATCGACCAGTGGGCGCCGGCACAATAGCTTCGCCTGCCGATCCGCGGTGCTGGAGCTGGACGGCGCGGCCAGGCCCGATATGGCCAGCCTGACCATGGGCTCGCTGAATTTTCCGCGACAGGCTTCCGTAAACTCCCCGGAAATGATCGAAGCGCTGGCGCTGGTCATGAAGGAGCGAGGCATTGTGCCGGAAATCGAGATCTTCGAGCCGGGCATGATCCATGCGGCGAAGGTGCTGAGGCGGCGCGGTATTCTGAACGGTCCGCTGTATATGAACCTACTGCTCGGTTCCCTCTACACTTCCCCCGCGACCCTGTTCGATCTCGGCTGCATGGTCAGGAGTTTGCCCCGTTCGGTTCACTGGGCGGCGGCGGGAATCGGGCGTTTTCAACTCAAGATGAACACCGCCGCCATCCTGATGGGCGGACACGTCCGTGTCGGCCTGGAAGACAACCTGCATTACGATGCTTCCCGGCGGCAGCTGGCAACCAATGAACAATTGGTGCGGCGGATTGGGCGTCTGTGTTGCGAATTCGGCCGTGAAGTGGCCGGCCCGATCGAGGCGCGCGCACTGCTCGGGTTGCCTGCGGCACAAACACCGGCATGA
- a CDS encoding GNAT family N-acetyltransferase produces MRIEKLQETDKPQVMALLRQVNMHHVPSPEMPRISWENYFVARMNGRVVGFCGYRILSDTEAKTELMAVDRACRGMGLGLQLQALRMREMARQGVKTLITNCDLPESIAWYKKHFGYEEIGRLKKEHEFGSPDIGYWTTLRVDLERWSVSGKDEQDERP; encoded by the coding sequence GTGCGGATTGAAAAACTGCAGGAAACGGACAAGCCACAGGTCATGGCGTTGCTGAGGCAGGTCAACATGCATCATGTGCCGTCCCCGGAAATGCCCCGGATCAGCTGGGAAAACTATTTCGTGGCACGCATGAACGGCCGGGTCGTCGGATTTTGCGGCTACAGGATATTGTCGGATACCGAGGCCAAAACCGAGCTGATGGCAGTGGACAGGGCTTGTCGCGGCATGGGGCTCGGACTGCAACTGCAGGCTTTGCGGATGCGGGAGATGGCGCGGCAAGGCGTCAAGACACTGATCACCAATTGTGACCTGCCGGAAAGCATTGCCTGGTATAAGAAACATTTCGGTTACGAGGAGATCGGGCGCCTGAAGAAAGAGCACGAATTCGGATCGCCAGACATCGGTTACTGGACGACCCTGCGAGTTGATCTGGAGCGGTGGTCAGTGTCCGGAAAGGATGAACAGGATGAGCGACCATGA
- a CDS encoding M16 family metallopeptidase, which translates to MIEYHKDTLANGLRLVTVEMPHLHSVEMVCHVGVGGRHERPAQAGISHFLEHMLFRGTCDYPTGLALESAFESLGGTVNAATDGETTCYHSRLHPDHIAEGAVLFASLLRRTLLNDIDIERRIIIEEALEDLNESGEEINPDNLTSRLIWPDHPLSLPIVGTRESIANLNREDLRRHLETWYTPGNTVIAVAGQVSRARALAAVEAAFGDWQDHPVPVALAAPPPRNDGPRTIWTRDAASQIHVQLAFCAPGRKDPRTPALRLLRRILSGSSSRLMVRLREQLGLTYHAEANLGLYDDCGVFSIDLAVAPSSLTQALRELLQMLDNLCSHPASDDELQRVIRSFIFEQEFSLDQADNRAGRFGWGELVGYPLTLAEECRQVQALSAAQVRDVAAELFLPQALAAAFVGPFKIRQRDAAEKLLTAWAQ; encoded by the coding sequence ATGATTGAATATCACAAGGACACCCTCGCCAACGGCCTGCGCCTGGTGACGGTGGAAATGCCCCATCTGCACAGCGTCGAAATGGTCTGTCATGTCGGCGTGGGCGGTCGCCACGAGCGTCCGGCACAGGCCGGCATTTCCCATTTCCTGGAACATATGCTGTTTCGCGGCACCTGCGACTATCCCACGGGACTGGCCCTGGAGTCGGCTTTTGAATCTCTCGGCGGCACCGTCAACGCCGCCACCGACGGCGAAACCACCTGTTACCATTCGCGCCTGCACCCCGATCACATTGCCGAGGGAGCGGTGCTGTTCGCATCCCTGCTGCGCCGCACGCTGCTCAACGACATCGACATCGAGCGCCGCATCATTATCGAAGAGGCGCTGGAGGATCTCAACGAATCCGGCGAGGAAATCAACCCGGACAACCTTACCAGCCGCCTGATCTGGCCGGATCATCCTCTGAGCCTGCCGATTGTCGGCACCAGGGAATCGATTGCAAATCTGAACCGGGAGGACCTGCGACGCCATCTCGAAACCTGGTACACGCCCGGCAATACCGTGATTGCCGTGGCCGGTCAGGTCAGCCGGGCCCGGGCCCTGGCGGCCGTCGAAGCCGCTTTTGGAGATTGGCAGGACCACCCCGTCCCGGTTGCGCTGGCCGCTCCGCCGCCGCGGAACGACGGCCCTCGCACCATTTGGACCCGGGACGCTGCATCGCAGATCCATGTGCAGCTGGCGTTCTGCGCGCCTGGCCGCAAGGATCCGCGTACTCCGGCGCTGCGTTTGCTGCGTCGTATTCTGTCCGGCAGCAGCTCACGCCTCATGGTGCGCCTGCGCGAGCAGCTGGGGCTGACCTATCACGCCGAGGCCAATCTCGGCCTGTACGACGACTGTGGTGTTTTTTCCATCGATCTGGCGGTCGCTCCGTCCAGCCTCACCCAGGCTCTGCGGGAATTGCTGCAGATGCTCGACAACCTGTGCAGCCATCCCGCCAGCGACGATGAGCTGCAACGGGTAATACGCTCTTTTATCTTCGAACAGGAATTCAGCCTCGACCAGGCTGACAATCGTGCCGGACGTTTTGGCTGGGGCGAACTGGTCGGCTATCCCCTGACCCTGGCCGAGGAATGTCGCCAGGTACAGGCGCTCAGCGCCGCGCAGGTGCGCGATGTTGCCGCCGAACTGTTCTTGCCCCAGGCGCTGGCCGCGGCCTTTGTCGGGCCATTCAAGATCCGGCAGCGCGACGCGGCGGAAAAGCTGCTGACGGCATGGGCGCAATAG
- a CDS encoding DUF2270 domain-containing protein, which produces MPDTIRDDQSLSRAETITAVIHYYRAESARALAWRERLDRTTNWAVAATAAFLGFVFSHPEITHAAFVFGLVMVYILLFVEARRFRFYDAYEYRVRLLHQEFVARLLKGRLDFSAEAQWRIDLAEDLLHPRYKMGALQAIGQRVHANYIYLFAVLLGGWLLKIKLHPLIARSWDQYLEQASVGGLPGFWSLLFMAVFVLHLFYLRHVGQRAKGGRDLIYPRQGG; this is translated from the coding sequence ATGCCGGATACGATCCGCGACGACCAATCTCTCAGCCGCGCTGAAACCATCACCGCCGTCATTCACTATTACCGTGCGGAATCGGCGCGCGCTCTGGCCTGGCGGGAGCGACTCGACCGCACCACCAACTGGGCGGTAGCCGCAACCGCGGCATTTCTCGGTTTTGTGTTCAGCCATCCGGAAATTACTCATGCCGCCTTTGTGTTCGGTCTGGTGATGGTGTATATCCTGCTGTTTGTCGAAGCGCGCCGGTTCCGCTTTTACGATGCCTACGAATACCGCGTACGCCTGCTGCACCAGGAATTTGTTGCCAGGCTGCTCAAGGGCCGGCTCGATTTTTCCGCTGAAGCACAATGGCGCATTGATCTGGCCGAGGACCTGCTGCATCCCCGTTACAAGATGGGAGCACTGCAGGCCATCGGGCAGCGGGTTCACGCCAATTATATTTATCTGTTCGCTGTGCTGCTGGGTGGCTGGCTGCTGAAAATCAAGCTGCATCCGCTGATCGCGCGTTCCTGGGACCAGTACCTGGAACAGGCTTCGGTCGGCGGGCTGCCCGGCTTCTGGTCGTTGCTGTTCATGGCGGTCTTTGTCCTTCACCTGTTTTACCTGCGTCATGTCGGGCAGCGGGCCAAGGGCGGCCGTGACCTGATCTATCCCCGGCAGGGCGGCTGA
- the hemB gene encoding porphobilinogen synthase, whose product MHFPEYRARRTRRTPILRNMVRETRLSVDDLIYPLFCVEGADVCHPIGSMPGVCQLSIDRLVAEAREVWQLGIPAVILFGIPDRKDALGSAGTSDDGIIPRAVRALKQVLPELIVVTDVCMCEYTDHGHCGVVRGQDVLNDPTLELLSRQAVAHARAGVDIVAPSDMMDGRVAAIRRALDTEGFDQIPIMSYAVKYASAFYGPFREAAESAPQFGDRRSYQMDPANRREALREARLDVHENADFLMVKPAMAYLDILRDLREAFDLPLVAYNVSGEFAMLKAAAQRGWIDHDRVMLELLTAMKRAGADLIITYHAKEAAGLLRQDHSGQEP is encoded by the coding sequence ATGCATTTCCCCGAGTACCGGGCGCGCCGCACGCGCCGCACGCCGATTCTGCGAAACATGGTCCGCGAGACCCGTCTGTCGGTGGACGATCTCATCTATCCTTTGTTCTGCGTCGAGGGTGCGGATGTCTGTCACCCCATCGGTTCCATGCCCGGTGTATGCCAGCTGTCCATCGACCGGTTGGTCGCGGAGGCCCGCGAGGTTTGGCAGCTCGGCATTCCGGCGGTGATTCTGTTCGGCATTCCGGATCGCAAGGATGCTCTGGGTAGCGCGGGGACCAGTGACGACGGCATCATTCCCCGCGCCGTGCGTGCCCTTAAGCAGGTGCTGCCGGAATTGATCGTGGTCACAGATGTCTGCATGTGCGAATATACCGATCACGGTCACTGCGGTGTGGTTCGCGGCCAGGACGTGCTCAACGATCCCACCCTGGAGCTGTTGTCCCGGCAGGCTGTGGCCCATGCCCGCGCCGGGGTCGATATCGTCGCGCCCAGTGACATGATGGACGGGCGGGTGGCGGCCATCCGCCGCGCTCTGGATACCGAGGGATTCGACCAGATCCCGATCATGAGCTATGCTGTCAAATACGCCAGTGCGTTTTACGGACCGTTTCGCGAGGCGGCGGAATCGGCGCCGCAATTCGGCGACCGGCGTTCCTACCAGATGGATCCGGCCAATCGCCGCGAAGCTTTGCGCGAGGCCCGCCTCGACGTGCATGAAAATGCCGATTTTCTCATGGTCAAGCCGGCCATGGCTTATCTCGACATTCTACGTGACCTGCGCGAGGCGTTTGATCTGCCGCTGGTTGCCTACAACGTCTCCGGGGAGTTTGCCATGCTCAAGGCCGCGGCGCAAAGGGGCTGGATTGACCACGATCGGGTCATGCTGGAACTGCTCACGGCCATGAAGCGCGCCGGCGCCGATCTGATCATAACCTACCACGCCAAGGAAGCGGCTGGCCTGCTCCGGCAGGACCATTCCGGACAGGAACCTTAA
- the cobA gene encoding uroporphyrinogen-III C-methyltransferase encodes MSETTSASKGIVYLVGAGPGDPGLLTVRGLQCLRRAEVVVYDYLANPQLLEEAPAAAQRIYVGKTAGHHHLPQDRINALLVEKARQGKIVVRLKGGDPCLFGRGGEEACELADAGQRFEIVPGITAGFGAAIYAGIPLTHRDFTTSLGLITGHEDPAKKVSSLDWSKLATGVGTLLFYMGMGNLSTITEQLMAHGRSPDTPVAVVRWGTTPRQQTLVGTLENVSERVRKARLGPPAIIVVGEIVTLRQQLRWFDNRPLFGRRILVTRAAGQAGSLSEGLRAAGAEAICCATLEIVPPPDWQPLDTALERLPQVDVLVLTSVNAVHYFFERLFGLGLDSRALHSACIAAVGGKTAAALAGYGLRADLVPDRQCAEGMLAALLKRGVAGRRILYPRSQLARDLLVTELRATGADVSAPVAYHTRKPASAEEHLSRALGDGVDAVTFTSSSAVEHCLELLEADGRQLLSKTVIASLGPLTSATIRRHGLRVAVEAAVPTTEALIEGLEKHFEGVDGPFPP; translated from the coding sequence ATGTCCGAAACAACCTCCGCATCCAAAGGCATCGTTTATCTGGTCGGCGCCGGACCTGGTGATCCCGGGCTGTTGACCGTGCGCGGGTTGCAATGCCTGCGTCGTGCCGAAGTGGTGGTCTATGATTACCTGGCCAACCCGCAGCTGCTCGAGGAGGCGCCCGCCGCCGCCCAGCGCATCTATGTGGGCAAAACCGCCGGCCACCATCACCTCCCGCAGGATCGCATCAACGCCCTTCTGGTTGAAAAAGCCCGTCAGGGCAAAATAGTGGTGCGGCTCAAGGGCGGCGATCCCTGCCTGTTCGGGCGGGGTGGCGAGGAAGCTTGCGAGTTAGCCGATGCCGGACAGCGGTTCGAGATTGTGCCGGGCATTACAGCGGGGTTCGGAGCGGCCATCTATGCCGGGATTCCCCTGACCCACCGCGATTTTACCACCAGCCTGGGCCTGATCACCGGGCACGAAGATCCGGCCAAAAAGGTGTCCAGCCTTGACTGGTCCAAACTCGCCACCGGGGTCGGCACCCTGCTGTTTTACATGGGCATGGGCAACCTGTCCACCATCACGGAACAGCTCATGGCCCATGGCCGTTCTCCGGACACACCGGTGGCGGTGGTGCGTTGGGGCACCACGCCGCGTCAGCAAACCCTGGTCGGTACCCTGGAAAACGTCTCCGAGCGGGTGCGGAAGGCCCGGCTGGGGCCGCCGGCTATCATCGTGGTGGGGGAGATCGTGACACTGCGTCAGCAACTGCGCTGGTTTGACAACCGGCCGCTGTTTGGCCGGCGCATCCTGGTGACACGGGCGGCCGGTCAGGCGGGCAGCCTGTCCGAGGGGTTGCGGGCCGCCGGCGCCGAGGCGATCTGTTGCGCCACCCTGGAAATTGTGCCGCCGCCCGACTGGCAGCCTCTGGACACCGCCCTGGAACGATTGCCGCAGGTGGATGTCCTGGTGCTGACTTCCGTCAATGCGGTACATTATTTTTTCGAACGGTTGTTTGGTCTCGGGCTGGACAGCCGTGCGCTGCACTCTGCCTGCATTGCCGCCGTGGGAGGGAAAACCGCCGCCGCTCTGGCGGGATACGGTTTGCGTGCCGACCTGGTGCCCGATAGACAGTGTGCCGAAGGGATGCTGGCCGCGCTTTTGAAGCGGGGGGTGGCCGGCAGGCGGATCCTGTATCCGCGCAGCCAGCTCGCCCGCGACCTGCTGGTCACGGAACTTCGCGCCACCGGTGCCGATGTCTCGGCGCCGGTGGCCTACCATACCCGTAAACCCGCCTCGGCAGAGGAGCATCTGAGCCGCGCTCTGGGCGACGGGGTGGATGCCGTGACCTTCACTTCCTCTTCGGCGGTTGAGCATTGCCTTGAGCTTTTGGAGGCTGACGGCCGACAGCTGCTTTCGAAAACGGTCATTGCCAGCCTCGGTCCGTTGACCAGCGCCACGATCCGGCGCCATGGCCTGCGGGTGGCCGTGGAAGCCGCCGTGCCGACCACGGAAGCATTGATCGAGGGTTTGGAAAAGCATTTCGAGGGAGTCGACGGCCCTTTTCCACCGTGA
- the hemC gene encoding hydroxymethylbilane synthase gives MNANVLRIGTRGSRLALWQAEWVQSRLQELYPELTVRLVPISTQGDRIQDVPLARIGGKGLFVKEIEEALFDGRIDLAVHSMKDVPSVLPTGLILACIPQREDPRDALISRNGRDFSQLPQGARIGTSALRRQAQLLYRRPDLEIVPLRGNVETRLRKMEEEHLDGIILAAAGLKRLGLMRLISACLPPELSLPAIGQGALGLECHQDNGWVLKRIAPLHHPATALTVSAERSFLRRLNGGCQVPLAAHGTLAGQTLTLTGLVAGIDGRCLLKETVAASLSQAEELGVHLAEKLLSKGADRILAALDIRPKPLGS, from the coding sequence ATGAATGCCAACGTTTTGCGCATTGGCACCCGTGGCAGCCGTCTGGCGCTCTGGCAGGCCGAGTGGGTACAGAGCCGGCTGCAGGAGTTGTACCCGGAGCTGACCGTCAGACTGGTGCCGATCTCCACCCAGGGCGACAGGATTCAAGATGTGCCGCTGGCCAGAATCGGCGGCAAGGGACTGTTCGTCAAGGAAATAGAGGAGGCTCTTTTTGACGGGCGCATCGACCTTGCCGTGCATTCCATGAAGGATGTGCCTTCGGTGCTGCCCACGGGCCTGATTCTGGCCTGCATCCCGCAGCGCGAGGATCCTCGTGATGCGTTGATTAGCCGGAACGGCCGCGATTTTAGTCAACTGCCCCAAGGGGCGCGTATCGGCACCTCGGCGCTGCGCCGGCAGGCGCAGTTGCTCTACCGGCGCCCGGATCTGGAGATCGTTCCGCTGCGTGGCAATGTTGAAACCCGCCTGCGCAAGATGGAGGAAGAACATCTTGACGGTATCATCCTGGCCGCCGCCGGTCTCAAACGCCTGGGCCTGATGAGACTCATCAGTGCCTGTCTGCCCCCGGAACTGAGCCTGCCGGCCATCGGACAAGGCGCCCTGGGGCTGGAGTGCCATCAGGATAATGGCTGGGTCCTGAAACGCATCGCGCCCTTGCATCACCCCGCCACGGCGCTGACGGTGTCCGCCGAGAGGTCTTTTTTGCGCCGCCTGAATGGCGGCTGTCAGGTGCCGCTGGCAGCCCACGGCACGCTGGCGGGCCAGACCTTGACCCTGACCGGACTGGTAGCCGGGATCGATGGCCGCTGTCTGCTCAAGGAGACCGTTGCCGCTTCGCTGAGCCAGGCCGAGGAACTCGGGGTACACCTCGCCGAAAAGCTCCTGTCAAAAGGCGCCGACCGTATTCTGGCTGCTCTCGATATCCGACCGAAACCGCTGGGATCCTGA
- the hemA gene encoding glutamyl-tRNA reductase, translated as MNFLVIGLSYRTAPVELRERLGFPSEDLAGVLRSITALPKVSEAMILSTCNRVELYAASQDPAATGERLQRFMAQYHGLDEEQLRPHLYIHSGRDAVRHLFRVASSLDSMILGEPQILGQLKQAYGLAEAGCTAGPVFNRLLPRAFVAAKRVRSETAIAQHAVSVSYAAVELARKIFGELAGKSCMIVGAGKMCELAARHLAGQQLGEVLVTNRTLARAQDLAEKFGGRAVPFAEFPLYLDQADIVLTSTAAGLLLTRSRLEQIIRRRKNRPMFLIDIAVPRNVDPQANQIDNLYLYDIDDLNGVIETNLRERRKAAKKAEEIIEQEILRFYGWLRSLEAAPMIVALRQQVEEIRRRETEKTLGALQHLDAADRRAVEALTRAIVNKVLHSPLSVLRRAGDDITGEIYLEAVRRLFDLDPAPKTAAAQQTESEDTPKQDIVL; from the coding sequence ATGAATTTTCTGGTTATCGGCCTCAGTTACAGGACCGCTCCCGTGGAACTGCGGGAGCGCCTCGGTTTCCCATCAGAAGATCTGGCAGGGGTATTGCGTTCGATCACGGCCCTGCCGAAAGTTTCCGAAGCAATGATTCTGTCGACCTGCAACCGGGTTGAGCTATACGCGGCCAGTCAGGATCCGGCCGCCACCGGCGAGCGGCTACAGCGATTCATGGCCCAATACCACGGTCTTGACGAAGAGCAGCTCAGGCCGCATCTGTATATTCACAGCGGCCGGGACGCGGTTCGGCACCTGTTCCGGGTTGCGTCCAGCCTTGATTCCATGATTCTTGGCGAACCGCAGATCCTCGGCCAACTCAAGCAGGCTTACGGTCTGGCCGAAGCGGGCTGTACCGCGGGGCCGGTATTCAACCGTCTGCTGCCGCGGGCTTTTGTTGCCGCCAAGCGGGTACGCAGCGAAACCGCCATCGCCCAGCATGCCGTTTCGGTTTCCTATGCAGCGGTGGAACTGGCCCGCAAGATCTTCGGCGAACTGGCGGGCAAAAGCTGCATGATTGTCGGCGCCGGAAAAATGTGCGAGCTGGCGGCTCGCCATCTGGCCGGGCAACAGCTTGGCGAGGTGCTGGTTACCAACCGCACCCTGGCGCGCGCCCAGGACCTGGCCGAAAAGTTCGGCGGCCGTGCCGTGCCGTTTGCCGAGTTTCCCCTGTATCTGGATCAGGCCGATATCGTGCTGACTTCCACCGCTGCGGGCCTGCTGCTGACCCGCTCCCGACTCGAGCAGATTATCCGCCGCCGTAAAAACCGGCCCATGTTTCTTATCGATATCGCTGTGCCGCGCAATGTCGATCCGCAGGCCAACCAGATAGACAACCTCTATCTTTACGATATCGACGATCTCAACGGTGTCATCGAAACCAACTTGCGCGAGCGCCGCAAGGCGGCCAAAAAGGCCGAGGAGATCATCGAGCAGGAAATCCTTCGATTTTACGGGTGGCTGCGCAGCCTCGAAGCCGCGCCGATGATTGTCGCGCTGCGCCAGCAGGTGGAAGAAATCCGCCGCCGCGAGACCGAGAAAACCCTCGGCGCTCTGCAGCATCTGGATGCGGCCGACCGCCGCGCCGTCGAGGCGCTGACCCGCGCCATCGTCAACAAGGTCCTGCACTCTCCTTTAAGTGTTCTCAGGCGTGCCGGTGACGATATTACCGGTGAAATTTATCTCGAAGCAGTGCGGCGTCTGTTTGATCTGGACCCGGCACCAAAGACTGCTGCGGCACAACAGACCGAATCCGAGGATACTCCGAAACAGGATATTGTCTTATGA
- the ccsB gene encoding c-type cytochrome biogenesis protein CcsB has translation MTIDSLLFRTTLVVYALATGLSLADILWRRQILGRFGRMLLWGGFGFHSLNLTIRYLMSGFPPLTSFHESLSFFVWAIIGTFLLFHLRYGLPVLAAFVSPLAVVLMLVGSAVSMTVVAPSPALQSWWLPVHAVLAFAGDAVFALAAVAGSIYLLQERMLKKKRVSSLFYRLPSLQTLDNLNYRCLTIGFPLMTLGIITGAVWADRAWGAYWSWDPKEIWALITWFLYAALLHGRLAIGWRGRKAAILAIIGFALLLFTFLGVNLLLSGLHGYAALGAA, from the coding sequence ATGACCATCGACAGCCTGCTGTTTCGCACGACCCTGGTTGTTTATGCCCTGGCGACAGGGCTGTCCCTGGCCGACATTTTATGGCGGCGTCAGATTCTCGGCCGTTTTGGCCGCATGCTGTTGTGGGGGGGATTCGGCTTTCACAGCCTGAATCTGACCATTCGCTATCTGATGTCCGGCTTTCCGCCACTGACCAGTTTCCACGAATCCCTTTCATTTTTTGTCTGGGCCATTATCGGGACCTTCCTGTTGTTCCATCTGCGTTACGGCCTGCCGGTGCTGGCGGCTTTCGTGTCCCCTCTGGCGGTGGTGCTGATGCTGGTCGGCAGCGCCGTTTCGATGACCGTCGTGGCACCGTCTCCCGCATTGCAGAGCTGGTGGCTACCGGTGCATGCGGTTCTGGCGTTTGCCGGCGACGCGGTTTTTGCTCTGGCGGCGGTGGCGGGCAGCATTTATCTTTTGCAGGAACGGATGCTTAAAAAGAAGAGGGTGTCTTCCCTGTTTTACCGCCTGCCGTCCCTGCAGACCCTGGACAATCTCAACTACCGCTGCCTGACTATCGGCTTTCCGCTGATGACCCTCGGTATTATCACCGGCGCCGTCTGGGCCGATCGCGCCTGGGGAGCCTACTGGAGCTGGGACCCCAAGGAGATATGGGCCCTTATCACCTGGTTTTTGTACGCGGCGTTGCTTCACGGACGGCTGGCCATAGGCTGGCGCGGGCGCAAGGCCGCCATTCTGGCCATTATCGGTTTTGCGTTGTTGCTGTTCACCTTCCTGGGGGTCAATTTGCTGCTTTCGGGGCTGCACGGCTATGCTGCTTTGGGAGCCGCCTGA
- a CDS encoding bifunctional precorrin-2 dehydrogenase/sirohydrochlorin ferrochelatase, whose protein sequence is MFDYPVFLQLRGKCCVVVGSGPVGMRKTRGLLAVGAKVRLISPTLEDWRCGENIEPVRRTFRAGDLDGARLVFAATGDNASDRAVAAEARRIGVPVCLAALPEEGDFSLPAILRRGDLAVAVATAGGSPALAAEVRDLLADLLPGSWSVVVDIATALRRRKPLDAGGAAYGRETLRRLLDGQLVALLEARDAANVDRLLQQVCGPSCTLAALGISLPERNP, encoded by the coding sequence GTGTTCGACTATCCCGTTTTTCTGCAACTGCGGGGCAAATGCTGTGTCGTGGTTGGCAGCGGCCCGGTCGGTATGCGCAAGACACGCGGGTTGCTTGCCGTCGGCGCCAAAGTGCGTTTGATCAGCCCGACGCTTGAAGACTGGCGCTGCGGCGAAAATATCGAGCCGGTGCGGCGCACTTTTCGCGCCGGGGATCTCGATGGGGCTCGCCTGGTGTTTGCCGCTACCGGCGATAACGCCAGCGACCGTGCCGTGGCGGCCGAGGCCCGGCGCATCGGCGTTCCCGTATGTCTGGCCGCACTGCCGGAGGAGGGGGATTTCAGCCTGCCGGCCATCCTGCGCCGGGGCGATCTGGCCGTGGCCGTGGCCACCGCTGGGGGCAGTCCCGCCCTGGCTGCCGAGGTGCGGGATCTGCTGGCGGACCTGTTGCCGGGCTCCTGGTCTGTGGTCGTGGACATCGCCACCGCGCTGCGCCGACGCAAGCCGCTCGATGCGGGGGGCGCCGCCTACGGTCGCGAAACCTTGCGCCGGCTGCTGGACGGTCAATTGGTGGCGCTGCTGGAGGCTCGGGATGCCGCGAATGTCGATCGCTTGCTGCAACAGGTGTGCGGCCCATCCTGCACCCTCGCAGCTCTGGGGATAAGTCTGCCGGAAAGGAACCCATGA
- a CDS encoding SIS domain-containing protein: MMLQDKISKSLREHTAVLEETFLMQANEMVTFAGQVAEVFNRGGRLLVLGSGSLGSIANLVANLFRYRLNIERPALPALSLCQDLPLATSLAREGRIGTYFSQQLQLIASEGDVVLAFGDVSHNEALLEGLAEARDRGCVTAALLPEKEAIHGDGPHYLFRLSTDAIGRAAETGLFLGHLLCELVEGELFGI; the protein is encoded by the coding sequence ATGATGTTACAGGATAAAATCAGCAAATCCCTGCGCGAGCACACCGCAGTGCTCGAAGAAACCTTTCTTATGCAGGCCAACGAAATGGTGACCTTTGCCGGTCAGGTGGCGGAGGTTTTCAACCGGGGAGGGCGTCTTTTGGTGCTTGGCAGCGGTTCCCTCGGCTCCATCGCCAATCTGGTGGCGAACCTGTTCCGCTATCGGCTGAATATCGAACGTCCGGCACTGCCGGCCCTGTCCTTGTGCCAGGATCTGCCCCTCGCCACCTCCCTTGCCAGGGAAGGGCGCATCGGGACCTATTTTTCCCAGCAGCTGCAGCTCATAGCCAGCGAAGGCGATGTGGTACTGGCCTTTGGCGATGTTTCTCATAACGAGGCGCTTCTCGAAGGTCTGGCCGAAGCCCGGGATCGTGGGTGCGTCACCGCCGCCCTGTTGCCGGAAAAGGAAGCCATCCACGGCGACGGGCCTCATTATCTGTTCCGGTTGTCCACCGATGCCATCGGGCGGGCGGCGGAGACGGGGCTGTTTTTAGGTCATTTGCTGTGCGAGCTGGTTGAAGGGGAGTTGTTCGGCATCTGA
- the trxA gene encoding thioredoxin: MASDKVVHLSDSNFEADVLKSSVPVLVDFWASWCGPCKAIAPAIEELAEQFDGQVKIAKINVDENPATPSNYGVRGIPTLILFKDGAIVDQVVGAVPKGQLETLIKKAL, from the coding sequence ATGGCAAGTGACAAGGTTGTGCATCTTTCCGATAGCAATTTCGAAGCGGACGTGCTGAAGTCCTCTGTTCCCGTTCTGGTCGACTTCTGGGCCTCATGGTGTGGACCCTGTAAAGCCATCGCACCGGCCATCGAAGAACTGGCCGAGCAATTCGACGGTCAGGTCAAGATCGCCAAAATCAATGTCGACGAGAATCCCGCTACCCCCAGCAACTATGGTGTACGTGGTATCCCGACGCTGATCCTGTTCAAAGACGGCGCGATTGTCGACCAGGTGGTCGGCGCCGTTCCCAAGGGGCAACTCGAAACGCTTATCAAAAAAGCTCTCTGA